One part of the Bacillota bacterium genome encodes these proteins:
- a CDS encoding LacI family DNA-binding transcriptional regulator — protein MGLTIRDIAAKAGVSKAAVSYVLNGRPGVSARTRQRVLAIMDELGFRPNTVARSLANKKTQTLGLVIPDISDMFYADIIRGVESAANERDFTLNLCTTHSEPHREREVVDSLTSGRVDGVILMTYHLERAYFEKLRATGRPFVLLDDPDAGPSLYSVSVDNAEAGFKAAEYLYRLGHRKIAFIHGSLQSRDTWHRFAGFRRALEAFGVALREAYVRVGEFTREGGFRATDELMSLPDPPTAILAANDQMAIGALEAITRAGRRVPEDVSLVGVDDIEASSMIRPRLTTVKQPTYEMGRRAVELLVGLIGGEEPEPRNILLPVTLVIRETCQELRPEPGENQRCDAPASEREVVGAPEP, from the coding sequence GTGGGACTTACCATCCGAGACATCGCAGCGAAGGCGGGCGTGTCCAAGGCCGCCGTTTCCTACGTCCTCAACGGCCGGCCGGGCGTCAGCGCCAGGACCCGGCAGCGGGTGCTGGCCATCATGGATGAGCTCGGCTTTCGCCCCAATACCGTGGCCCGTAGCCTCGCGAACAAGAAGACCCAGACCCTCGGCCTCGTCATCCCTGACATCTCCGACATGTTCTACGCGGACATCATCCGCGGTGTCGAAAGCGCCGCGAACGAGCGGGACTTCACCCTGAACCTCTGCACGACGCACTCGGAGCCCCATCGAGAACGCGAGGTGGTCGACTCGCTGACGAGCGGCCGCGTCGACGGCGTGATCTTGATGACGTACCACCTTGAACGCGCCTACTTCGAGAAGCTCCGTGCGACCGGCCGCCCGTTCGTGCTCCTCGACGATCCGGACGCCGGGCCGTCCTTGTACTCCGTCAGCGTGGACAACGCGGAGGCGGGCTTCAAGGCGGCCGAATACCTGTATCGCCTGGGCCACCGGAAGATCGCGTTCATCCACGGGTCGCTCCAGTCCCGGGACACCTGGCACCGCTTCGCGGGCTTTCGGCGGGCCCTCGAGGCTTTCGGGGTGGCACTGCGCGAGGCGTACGTCCGGGTTGGCGAGTTCACGCGGGAGGGTGGCTTTCGGGCGACTGATGAACTGATGAGCCTTCCCGATCCGCCCACTGCCATTCTGGCAGCCAACGACCAGATGGCCATCGGCGCGCTGGAGGCCATCACCCGTGCCGGGCGGCGGGTGCCGGAGGACGTGTCGCTCGTAGGCGTCGACGACATCGAGGCATCGTCCATGATCCGGCCACGGCTTACCACGGTCAAGCAGCCGACCTACGAGATGGGCCGGCGGGCCGTTGAACTCCTCGTCGGTCTCATCGGCGGCGAAGAGCCGGAGCCTCGCAACATCCTCCTTCCGGTGACGCTGGTGATCCGGGAGACGTGCCAGGAGCTCCGCCCTGAGCCGGGCGAAAACCAACGGTGCGATGCACCGGCTTCGGAGCGGGAGGTGGTCGGCGCGCCCGAACCCTGA